The nucleotide window aattgcaatgaaaaaaaattaataaatagcatgatgataataataacgaaaatattatatatttaatgttctgATTTGGGAACTGTCCGTGTTTTCCTACtgaattatttaatcatttattttgtattattattattttatttttttcaaagggCTGAATTTTTCTCTTTATTGAACACCTACAACTGCTTTCTGAAAGACCAGGCACACCTGCAGCTCACTGTTCAGGAGGTAACACACACAATTCTTGTATCTGTATGGGTGTTTGTGCATTCAGTACATGCTGTTAAATGAATACAAGACTGAGTGTTTGACAGCAGTGTGTGCAGCAGTGTTTGCGACCCTGTGTGTGGGCTTTGAGCACATGGttataatttgataaaaatagcATGTTGCTGCCCTCTGCTGTCAAACGCTGACTGCTGTCATGTCTGCTCTAACAGAAAGCAGGGAAGGTGACATTTGAAGGCAATGTCGTCATTTCCTGGGGAGTAAAGAAACCCATCCAGTTACAAATACAAGATGAGAAACAAGGTTTTCCAAATGAgtttaaagtcaagtcaccggatCCCATCAGTCCACAGGGAAACACAAGGTtagtattctttctttctttttttcttttgttttactgTCGATTTTATTGCTGTTGCATGTATATTGCAATAAATGGAAAAGTTGTTTCGGCCTTTATAGAGAGAACTATTATGCGATAAATAAAACAAGctctatactatggaagtcattcTCAGTTGTTCATTGTTcctcagtttgtaaaaacaaaagacACAAAATGTGTTTACAGTAATGCACTTGGCATACAATGGATGTCTATGAGGAAATACATATACAGGGGCTTAAAGAACTCACGAACCAGCTCACCCTGTGTTGATGTACTTcctattaaaataaagctgaagtgGGACACAtcgactcctttttttttttcttcttcttttttgtagTCTTCGGTTTAATTCCCCTTTAATTTACATTAGAAATGTATTATTTGCCAGTCAGAAGTACAGGTGGATGCATTCTAGAAAGCATTTGATCAAGTGCTGAtgatgagtcatcaatatttgTGGTTTATCTTCCAGGAAGAAAATGACAATAAGCTTTAAAATATCTGCTTAAATTTGCACTGAAGGCTTCGAATCGCCTATCTTCATtttcattcagtgcaaatctttgtGCAGAGTCTGTCACAGACATCTCCGCTGAAATCCTAAAACATTTCACTTTGATAACATCTAATGTGGCTGAATGTACATGTACACCATCTACATCGCACAGAAGTCTGTTAAGATGACTAAATGAATATAGCCAGTGAGAGAGTAGTTCTGGAAGATCCTTATTTTGGTTTTCACCTGAGTATGTGAGCAGAGTAGGGTGATTTTGACTGGAGCGAGCAGACTTTTTAGTTATAGGCTTGTTCTCAaagagtttgtctgttccttttactggTATTTTTGGGTTGAAGcatgatttaaaggggtcatatgatgcaattaaaaaattttcctttttctttggagtgttacaagctcttggtgaataaagaagatctgtaaagttccaAAGACTTATGTCTCAAATCCAAACAGATATTCTTTATATAaattaagacttgtccacacctCCCTAAAATGGTTAGTcctcactatgtgggaagatttgcatatcaccacccaaatgttcacgcaaagaaagaaggcgtacctttcattctcgttgtagtattgttgttgctgccACCGTCATGTcgtatagacgctgtgtgtttcactacAAAACTATTTAGTTTGGCCTTCTAAAAGAGGATGATATCCACTTCGTCATTCttggagctgatccgtgctggtcgcaGATGAAACACATCAACTTCGCACTGTGGATCGCCGAATCGGCTTTCTCTGTGGATAGAGCAGAGTCCTGCccggggtcgtcacatgtggttgaTGCCAGACCAACGTATGCTCAACGAATTTGCTGGCATTTGCTGTCCTCACCGTTCTCAActcgttttttttcttctttattttcacataaacacatttcattacaccaaatacacaaaattatgttCTATTTAGCAACAtggtatgacccctttaaacaggTACAGAACATTCACATGCAATCGCTctcgcaataatgcattcaaaaaaatgtaaacttaaagtgctccttcatctgtatctgattttgaacaagcagaaaactaataaaataactgatgaaaatatactgttatttccatcacaaacaaaatttgcacagaaGAGAGCTGCAATTATACCTTTAAATGCTGACAaccatgttattagtttggcatgtggtaggaaaaaaagtttgcacgcaatagcctaagccactttgaaatgatcctgttattttatttttatttttaatataggcTAAGTTATGATCATAATATTTCAAACATAACTGCTTTAGCCACGGCGAAGGTGGAGCGGTGGAGCTGGAGcgattattaaatgctctgagtGCAGAGGGGAAATTGTGTTAAACATTAATATCCtaatcagaggtgggtagtaacgagttacatttacttcgttacatttacttgagtaatttttcggggtaacgaatacttttcggagtatatttaaagatgggtactttatactcttacttgagtacattttttgggaaaaatctgtacttttacttcgttactgtgggcgacgcccctctcgttactttatcttaatgcaataaatgcttcagtttattccaaacgcgccgtctacttttctctggacaatgagcgatgcccattcgcgaatgattcattcttttgagtcaactctgttcaaaggcttgatcaaaccaattggcaaacgagtgaattggttcatgaatcagtttgattgagtcgttcagttccatgctgcacgcgctgagctctgaagcggttcactcagagttgtaacgtttaagaatattagcagcgttgaaaacggggctatggaactgcactgaattgaaatcaaatctgcaaaggctattatttgcttgcgatggagatccttattagatgaacgcgtgtgctgtctactgtttaacaggtaataacttgggctacattcgattacagtacacgataccactgtgacattagtttgttgtacgtgtgtggcttataacaggttgaatgcagcttccaaaagacaaagaatagccgattaagattttattaattttaatacaatcacaccagtgcgagtacgttcagcaagtcatatcatcagctgctaaattcagatctgtgatcgcttgctggcgctgagccagagacagacgcgtttttacagcgctgcgcattaaccaatcacacacggttctgttgagcttttgaatgcaatcaggccaatcagaggtgttccgatgagtcatcgctgaaatgccggtgcttccttcactcgctcactgactgaatacctctttctggcgaattctctcgtcagaaacaacaaagtgcagatgtgtgtacgaatctataattaagatattgatttcacagtgttaacagtttcagtgattttaatggtagtttctgagagtgaatgaaatctagactgtcagtgaaaattatgtttaataatgtaaatgttatttgctctctttctgaacaatgaaagattagtagcaatatttatatcacattaactttcaatgttaaattcacatttaaaataaagtcagtcgtattaaaaatatgttatggcatgatacctatatttgttacttaaataaacagacagggttttataataaattacataaattggattaaaggctgatgaaatatatacatttatacacatacacatacattacatacattttttgtctatatatctatataaaaaaagtctccgtatatatgacccaaagtaactagtaactaactacttgagtagattttttatccgatactcttttactcttactcaagtaactattcaagactagtacttttacttttacttgagtaaatatttctagaattacttttacttttacttgagtaaagtttttgggtactctacccacctctgatccTAATTATCTATTATCTATTATTTTGAATCACACAATGCATTGTTGGCTACTGCtaaaaatatacctgtgctacttatgactggttttatgctccagggtcacatataagaaAAACATCTTAACTTCTTAGACAGTGGCCTTTTAAGGCAAAAATGATTTTGCCCCTTCTTTTTAATAAATCCTGTCTACAGTGAAAGTGGTGATTACACAATCTAATCACTAAGCACACATTTTAATGGAAAACAGCTTCATTCTTTCGGCACTGGATCATTTAACTATTTTTATGAGAAATCTGGATCTCTCACTCCCAAAAATACAAGTACCAAGAAGAACAAAAAAGAGGATTTTGCAGCGATGCCATATAAGAAGCTTTGTGGTTACTCCAGGTCTTTATTTTCTGTGATATGAGGCTGTTGACATTTCTCTAAGGTGTCTTTAGCATGACATCAATAAGAATTACatgatgataaaaaactcttgacAAAGTTATTGCTTTCTATGAGTTGTCTTCTTTTAGACAGtaattgattaaataataatttgatgtgAATTGAATGAATGAGAGTCCATAGTGCTGCAGCATCATCTGTATGTGAAAAACAGAGCTGACTTAACACTGATTAGCTGATAACGTTTGGACATCGAAGGCTGAATAAAAAATGCGAATCACGATTATAACAGGAAGTCAGTGAACACAAAAACTAACATTCTATCTTAGTTAAAATGACCAATATTTGTTCaagtttctgtctgtttttgatTTGATAAAATGTTCCCTAGGGGAATGACACGATGGGGAGAATTTGATGATCTTCATCATACTGAAGAACTGGAAGAAACTGGATCCACAAAACCTGAAAATCCTCCTAAAGGTACTGTGGAATTAGTGCTATGGCAAAATGTGTCATCAGATCTaaggaaatacatttaaaagcagtATTACTTGATTACTTGGGATTATGTAGTCTGATTACCGTATTTAAGAAATGAATTTGCACTATTAATTAACACTTTTCTACATCTCTCTTTAAGACTACATTGAATATGAGAGCAAAACGTTGAGACCTTCCCAACCTGTGCCGATCAATGAAGAAAGCTCATATGTGATTCGTACAATGAGTGATGCCTCGCTGGTGAAAATGAGGGTGAAGAGTAAGAAGATGGTAGAACGTCAGAGGAACAGAAACCATCGCTTCTCCATCAATGGACACTTCTACAACTACAAGGTCTGTAGTTCAGCCACCATGACTCACATGTCAAGCTTAAAGCCAGATGTAAATGaacaataatattgttattattatgaggCTGGGACAGAAAAAGGGAAATACA belongs to Carassius gibelio isolate Cgi1373 ecotype wild population from Czech Republic chromosome B10, carGib1.2-hapl.c, whole genome shotgun sequence and includes:
- the rassf6 gene encoding ras association domain-containing protein 6 — its product is MNAGQTTSVVQTGAGKSCSRAEFFSLLNTYNCFLKDQAHLQLTVQEKAGKVTFEGNVVISWGVKKPIQLQIQDEKQGFPNEFKVKSPDPISPQGNTRGMTRWGEFDDLHHTEELEETGSTKPENPPKDYIEYESKTLRPSQPVPINEESSYVIRTMSDASLVKMRVKSKKMVERQRNRNHRFSINGHFYNYKTSVFTPSFGATTNVHISSKMTTQEVITQLLQKFKIENPPNEFALYCIHQSGEKRRLRSSDLPLWERLLQGPSNGIMKIFLMDADEHEISPDVAQYLNLEMPILKVILQKLEEQENKEVQRIIAKYQKERSVLLQCLRKKDAV